The Acidobacteriota bacterium sequence GCTTCCCTCCGTCTGCCAGGCCGATCTCGACCGAGGCATCCAGGCCTTCGCTTTCGACCAGGAAGGCTTCGGTCTGTTCCCGGTTCCAGGCATAGGAATAGCCCACCCATTCGCCTTGCTGCCGGGTCAGCAAGCGGGTCTCGACCCAGCGACTCTCGCCGGCACCGCCGTTTTCCAATTCGAATCCGAACGACTTGACCAGCACCGTCCGGTCCGGGAAGCTCCAGCCTGCGTTGGAGGTCATGCCTGCACCGGCATGGCTCGGGCCTTCGTCCTGACCCGGGGCCGACGGCAGGTAGAGGGACCGTTCCTTGAAAGCGCCGTCCGACCAAAGGGGGGCGTTCACCGAGTAGGGGATCATGCCGGGCGTCAAGCGGTGGCCTTCGACCGAGGCAAACAATCCGGTGCGGCTCAGGCGCCAGGGGAAGCGTTCGCTGCTGTCGGGCGCGTCGTTGACTTCCAGGGAGTAGAAGCCTCCCTTTCCCTTGTCGCGGTAGTCGAGCACCAGCAGGTTGCCGTCAGCGTCCACCTCGAAGGCGACGATAGCCAGGGAGGTATCGGCCAGCTCCTTGTGCCAGACGACTTTCCGGTCCTCCACCCTGGCTCCCCAGATCTTGCCTGTGGAATGGTCGCCGTAGATGTAGGCTCCCCGCAACTCCGGGAACCGGGAGCCGTAGTAGACCAGGCCGCCGGTCATGGATCGGGCTTCCGAGTGGGGGTGTTCCAGCAGGGGCCTTGAGACCGGGGTGGGTCCCAGCTCACGGTTGGCGTAGAAGATGTGGCTGCCCTCGTAGACGCTCCAGCCGTAGTTGGCTCCCCGTTCCACCAGGTAGACCTGTTCCCAGAGATCCTGGCCGTTGTTGCCCACCCAGACATGCCCGGTCCCGGGGTCCACCGACATGCGCCAGGGGTTGCGAAACCCGTAGGCCCAGGTTTCGGGGCGGGCTCCCTCCATTGCGACAAACGGATTGTCCGGAGGCACCGAGTAGAGGCGCCCCGGGTCCGGGCGGTCCACGTCGATCCGAAGCACCTTGGAGAGCAGATGATCGAGTCCCTGTCCCTTGAGATTGGTGTCGGAATCGCTGGTTCCGTCGCCGGAGGTGACGTACATCAGCCCCTTGGGGCTGAAGGCGATGGCGGCGCCGTCATGTCCGTTGGACTCCCATTCGATGATCACCTCGGCCGAGTCGGAATGAAAGTGGTGGGGCGATGTGCGATCCACGCGATAGCGGGTGATGCGAACGCGCTTGTCGCCGTCCGCCACTCGATCGTTACTGCCGATGAAGAGATGACCGTTTCCCTTGAAGTCGGGATGAAAGGCGATGCTGTAGGCCAGGGACTTCCCGAAGTGGTGCAGGACTTCGTAGGCGCCGTCAGCAGGGTCCCCGATGGTCCGGCACAGGCGCGGCTCCGTCGTGCTGGGGTCCTGGTCGATGAACCACAATCTACGGCTTTCCGGTTCCTTCACCACCACCACCGGGTTGGTCAGCGAGAGCCTGGGGAAGGCCCGCACCACCCGGTAAGGAGGGGGTGGGTCGGGGGCGCCAACCACCCGCGAGGAAACAGTCGGCCAAAGGTTCTTGAGTTGCTGAAGGGTGTTGGGTTGGCTTCGGTCGGCCCCGGCCGAACCCGGGCGAAGGGCGGCCAGCAGGACGAGCAGGCCCAAGGACAGGCAGAGCCAAATCGTTCCCGTTCGAAGGGCGGGCGTGGATCGGAATTGCAGTCGCATTCCTGGCCGGCCTGGTCAGACCCGGATCCGGTCGCTGGACCGTGGATCCCGGGTCAGGGTCCCACTGTGAAAGGTTCCCTGCATGCAGCGGTCCCGCCAGGCCTTGGAGGCGTCGTAGAGCTCGATTTCGGTGTCGATGGGATTGACCAGGACGGCCGGGCGGTGGGGCCGGGCCCGGTCGACAACCAGTCCCTGGGCGTCCACCACGAAGCTGGGCCAGGCATAGCGGCGGGTGCCGTTGTTGGCGCTGACCGCGAAATAGTTGCTGGCCGCCGCGGCCTGAATGGTGGTCGAAACCCAGATGTTGTAGTTGTGATAGCTCTCCAGACTGCCTCCGGCGTTGTGAAAGGAGACCAGCATGAGCTGAACCCCGAGCTGCTTGTACTGGCGAAACAGCTCGGGGTAGCGGAAGTCGTGACAGATCAGCAGTCCACACATCACGTCTCTCACCTTGAAGGTCACAAAGGCTTGACCGGGGCTGTAGTGGTGAAGGTCGCCGTCGTCGTCGTGGTCTCCGGTGCAGAACATCTTGTCGTAGCGGTTGACCAGGCGCCCCCGGTCGCTCACCACGTAGAGCGAGTTGTGGGGTTTGTGTCGGCCCGACAGGGGGTGGTTGGACCCGACCACCACCCAAAGACCGAGTTCTCCGGCCAGCTCCATGATCTCTTCCACGGCAGCCGAAACAGCTTCCCAGTCCATCTCCCGGCCGGACTTCAACTCGCTCCCCAGGTAGCCGGTCAGACAGGCCTCGGAAAAGTGAACCAGGTGAGCCCCCCTGGACTTGGCCAGCTTCATCTGACGGGTGATGGAGCGGAGGTTTCTTGCTACCTGTGTCTGGATTTCAAACTGGCAGGTGGCCAGGGTCAGTTGAGCCATGTCGCACTCCTTGAAGGTTGGGTCCCTGTTTCAGTAGCCGCCGTTTCCGTTTCCTCCCGGCGACGTCCACCCCGGTCCGGCCCGCGATCAGCGCGGCCAGCGGTGCGCCAGCCCGGGCAACTCCGGAAAGGGCACGTGCGGTTCCGTC is a genomic window containing:
- a CDS encoding PQQ-dependent sugar dehydrogenase encodes the protein MRLQFRSTPALRTGTIWLCLSLGLLVLLAALRPGSAGADRSQPNTLQQLKNLWPTVSSRVVGAPDPPPPYRVVRAFPRLSLTNPVVVVKEPESRRLWFIDQDPSTTEPRLCRTIGDPADGAYEVLHHFGKSLAYSIAFHPDFKGNGHLFIGSNDRVADGDKRVRITRYRVDRTSPHHFHSDSAEVIIEWESNGHDGAAIAFSPKGLMYVTSGDGTSDSDTNLKGQGLDHLLSKVLRIDVDRPDPGRLYSVPPDNPFVAMEGARPETWAYGFRNPWRMSVDPGTGHVWVGNNGQDLWEQVYLVERGANYGWSVYEGSHIFYANRELGPTPVSRPLLEHPHSEARSMTGGLVYYGSRFPELRGAYIYGDHSTGKIWGARVEDRKVVWHKELADTSLAIVAFEVDADGNLLVLDYRDKGKGGFYSLEVNDAPDSSERFPWRLSRTGLFASVEGHRLTPGMIPYSVNAPLWSDGAFKERSLYLPSAPGQDEGPSHAGAGMTSNAGWSFPDRTVLVKSFGFELENGGAGESRWVETRLLTRQQGEWVGYSYAWNREQTEAFLVESEGLDASVEIGLADGGKRRLDWRFPSRSECMVCHSRAANFVLGLSTLQMNREQDYGGVAANQLEALHYLGVLEPAWSDEDKQSLRKALQESGVNRYRLDSRVKGITATDASQAVLPAELPFHWSAAFPRLVDPYDPRADLEARARSYLHSNCAQCHVQAGGGNSQISLEFSKSLEGMKMLDMEPLHHKFDIPDARLVAPGDPARSVLLHRMATRDRGKMPQLATSLVDRQAVELIREWIRRMK
- a CDS encoding carbon-nitrogen hydrolase family protein, whose amino-acid sequence is MAQLTLATCQFEIQTQVARNLRSITRQMKLAKSRGAHLVHFSEACLTGYLGSELKSGREMDWEAVSAAVEEIMELAGELGLWVVVGSNHPLSGRHKPHNSLYVVSDRGRLVNRYDKMFCTGDHDDDGDLHHYSPGQAFVTFKVRDVMCGLLICHDFRYPELFRQYKQLGVQLMLVSFHNAGGSLESYHNYNIWVSTTIQAAAASNYFAVSANNGTRRYAWPSFVVDAQGLVVDRARPHRPAVLVNPIDTEIELYDASKAWRDRCMQGTFHSGTLTRDPRSSDRIRV